A region from the Aegilops tauschii subsp. strangulata cultivar AL8/78 chromosome 5, Aet v6.0, whole genome shotgun sequence genome encodes:
- the LOC109746675 gene encoding non-specific lipid transfer protein GPI-anchored 5, which yields MAARIMSGSSIFLAAAVAAALLVATASAQSGCTAALVGLYPCMNYISGNDTAPTKSCCSQLGSVVESQPQCLCSALGGDSSSLGGMTINKTRALELPKACNVQTPPASKCNGGGSAPGAATPTTPEGQTPAGSGSKATPSAYLQENGGSSLRGTAGLVFALAAAAVYAV from the coding sequence ATGGCGGCGAGAATTATGTCCGGCAGCAGCATATTCTTGGCCGCGGCGGTGGCAGCGGCCTTGCTGGTGGCGACAGCGTCGGCGCAGTCCGGGTGCACGGCGGCGCTCGTCGGCCTGTACCCGTGCATGAACTACATCAGCGGCAACGACACGGCGCCCACAAAGTCCTGCTGCTCGCAGCTTGGCTCCGTGGTGGAGTCGCAGCCGCAGTGCCTCTGCAGCGCGCTCGGCGGCGACTCGTCGTCGCTCGGCGGCATGACCATCAACAAGACGCGCGCGCTCGAGCTGCCCAAGGCGTGCAACGTGCAGACCCCGCCGGCGAGCAAGTGCAACGGTGGTGGCAGTGCTCCTGGCGCCGCCACGCCGACCACGCCAGAGGGGCAGACACCTGCCGGCTCTGGGTCGAAGGCGACGCCATCGGCGTACCTGCAGGAGAACGGCGGCTCGTCACTCAGGGGCACGGCGGGTCTGGTGTTTGCGCTCGCGGCTGCTGCGGTCTACGCCGTGTAG